CTGTGATCAGGATAAGACTGCTTAATCTTGTGAATAATCGCCATCTCGGCTTCTTTATCGATTTGCGTAACGAAGTCGTTACTGCCTTTAACTTCTTTAACTAAGTCGGCACGATTTTCGAAACCGCGTAAGATAATAGAGCCAGCCACGCGCGCAGCGCGCACCGCAATGTTGAGCATCGGATGCATAACAAACCACCAATTGTAAAAGATCAAAAAATAAACGCGGCGGATTTTAACAGGTCTAAGCACTAATGCAACGTTAAGTGTAGTGGGCAGTTAACTTGGCCGGTGTGAAGATGTAAGCTGTATGCTACACTCTGCGCCACTTCCACAACTACATCATATATACAGCATGCTAGAAAACATTCGTATTGTACTTGTTAATACTTCCCACACCGGGAATATTGGTTCTACTGCCAGGGCAATGAAAACCATGGGGCTGAGTAATTTATACTTAGTTGATCCGGTTTCTGAGCCGGATGGAAAATCCAGCGCGCTGGCTGCCGGTGCCGGGGATGTGCTGGCTAAGGCTAAGATTGTCAGTAAGCTAGAAGAGGCTGTTGCAGGCTGCGGTTTAGTGGTAGGTACTTCGGCGCGCTCCAGAACCCTGAGTTGGCCGATGCTGGAGCCACGTGGCTGTGGCGAAAAGCTCATAAAAGAAGTGAGCAATTACCCGGTTGCGTTAGTCTTCGGACGGGAAAACAACGGCTTAACCAATGAAGAACTTCAGCAGTGTCACTTTCATGTGTGTATACCGGCTAACCCTGATTACAGCTCGCTGAATCTGGCCGCCGCAGTACAAACGTTATGCTATGAAATTCGTATGGCTTACCTGAATCAGGACTCTTACGAAACTGAAGAAGCAGAATACCCGCTAAATGACGACATTGAACGCTTTTACGTGCACCTTGAGTCGACACTGAGCAAAGTGCAGTTTATCAATCCCAGTCATCCGGGCATTGTCATGACGCGCTTACGTCGCTTATTTAACCGCGCGCGTCCTGAGTCGCAAGAGCTTAATATCCTGCGTGGTATACTGGCGTCAATCGATAAGTCGGTAGAGAAGTAACCCATGTTTCGCCGTGTACGAGAAGATATCGCCGCTGTGTTTCACCGTGATCCGGCGGCCCGCAATACGTTTGAAGTACTGACCAATTATCCGGGGCTGCATGCTGTGTGGCTGCACCGGATTAGTCATAAGCTTTGGCGGCTGCAGCTAAAGTGGCTGGCCCGTTCACTTTCGACTTTTAATCGTTGGTTAACCGGCATTGAGATCCACCCCGGGGCCACAATAGGGCGGCGTTTTTTTATCGATCATGGCATGGGAGTAGTGATTGGTGAAACGGCGCAGATTGGCGATGATGTTACCATTTATCATGGGGTAACTCTCGGCGGTACGACCTGGCAGGCAGGAAAACGCCATCCCACGCTGAAAAATAACGTTGTAGTGGGCGCAGGAGCCAAAGTGCTGGGGCCTATTGAAATAGGTGAAGGCGCTAAAATCGGCAGTAACTCGGTAGTGGTAAAGGACGCGCCGGCCGGCTCCACCGTATTGGGTATACCCGGTCGTATCATACAGGCCGTGAACCCCACCAGAGATGCCACCAATAAGCGTCATGCAATCGCCAAAATTTACGGTTTTGACGCCTATGCCGTGGCGGTTGATAACCCCGATCCCGTGGCAAATGCGATGGGCATAATGGTTGAACATATTCATGCGATGGAAGGCAGGGTTGAAGAGCTTTGCCAGGTTATTCAAAAAATGGGCGGTGAGGTCAGTACGGAGTGCTTCAGTTCAATGACCGCCGAAGACTTTGCCGGCACAGGCATTTCTCCGGTTGTGCCAACCCATAAGGGTAGCCATGACGAATTTGACCCACAGATATAAGCGCCGTTGAATACCTGAGCAAACGCCAGGGTTTAATACTTGACCAAAATACTCGGGTATGGAACAATTTTAGATAGATATACACAACTGTCCGAATTTAGCTGAGCTGACTATGAAACTTACCTCCAAAGGTCGATACGCCGTTACTGCTATGCTCGATGTGGCGCTGCATTCCCAGCAGGGCCCGGTGTCGCTGGCTGATATCTCTGCGCGTCAGGAAATTTCGCTGTCTTATTTGGAGCAGCTGTTTTCGCGGTTGCGCAAGGATAAGCTGGTGATTAGCGTACGTGGTCCCGGCGGTGGTTACCAACTGGGGCGTGACGCACACAAGATTGCTATTGGTCATGTAATTCGTGCCGTGGATGAGTCTGTCGACGCCACCCGCTGTCAGGGGCAGGGTGATTGTCAGGCCGGTGAGCGTTGTCTGACGCATAGTTTGTGGCAAGATCTCAGCGACCGTATCAGCCACTTTCTTGATGGCATAACCTTAGGTGAGCTAATGGCTAAAGGCGATGTGCAGGCAGTGGCAGGTCGCCAGGACAAACACACAAATAATAGCCTGGAAGGCAAAATTCAAGTCAGCATACAACTGTAATATTATGAATAATCGCTCCACAGTCTATCTTGATTACGCCTCAACGACCCCGGTTGACCCCCAGGTCGCTGACGGTATGGCTGCCTGTATGACGATGGAAGGTAACTTTGGTAATCCGGCATCGCGCTCTCACCGGTTTGGCTGGATGGCTGAAGAATCGGTTGATATCGCCAGAAATCAAATTGCTGATTTGGTTAACTGTGATCCGCGCGAGATCGTGTTTACGTCTGGTGCCACTGAGTCTGATAACGCGGCAATAAAGGGCGTTGTAGAAGCGTCCGATGTGGATACACCGCACATCATTACCGCCTGTACCGAACATAAAGCTGTGCTTGATACCTGCGAATATCTGGCGAAAAAAGGCGCCGCAATTACCTATTTAACACCAGATCCCCAGGGCTTAATTAGTGCCCAACAAGTGGCTGATGCGATCACCGCCGATACTGTTCTAGTCAGTATTATGCATGTGAACAACGAAATTGGTGTCGTGCAGGACATTGCGGCAATCGGCGAGGTTTGCCGGGCACACAAAGTACCTTTTCACGTTGATGCCGCGCAGAGCCTGGGCAAGTTACCCATTAATCTGGCTGAACTACCGGTCGAATTAATGTCGTTTTCTGCCCACAAATGCTACGGACCTAAAGGAATCGGCGCGCTGTACGTACGACGCCGCCCCAGCACGCCAATCACGGCGCAAATACATGGCGGCGGCCATGAGCGCGGCATGCGCTCCGGCACATTACCGACCCACCAAATCGTCGGTTTTGGCCTGGCGTGTGAACTGGCCGGTCACAAAATGGACCAGGAAAGCGCCCGGCTGCGCGGTTATACCGAGCAACTGTGGCGGCAACTGGCGATGTTGGGAGATGTGCATTTAAATGGCGATCTGAATCATCGCGTACCGGGTATTATTAATATCAGTATAGGCGGTGTCGATGGAGAGAGCCTGGTGATGGGCCTGCATGACATTGCACTATCAACTGGTTCAGCATGCACCTCGGCGAGTATGGCACCCTCGTATGTGCTCACCGCGTTAGGCCGCAGTGATGAACTGGCGCACGCGGGTTTGCGTTTTTCGGTAGGGCGCTACACTACAGCCGAGGATATTGAGCATACGATAAAACGTGTGTCAGAAGTCACGCACACACTGCGTCAGGCCCGCGCGACGGGATAATCGGCGTCCGGGGAAACACGGCAATTCACAAGGTGCCGTGCTGCGATTGCAGTTTGTCTGATAATAAGGCAAGATCGCGCCCCCGACGGTAGTACCCGACAAATAAGAGTCGTGCCCGACAAAACCAGGATAAATAAGGTCCGGGCAGTCATCTCAGCACTCACAGCATACATTTAAGATCATCAGTGAATAGTTGAGTGAAATACTCAGGTATTATATAATACAGTTAATTTGTAGTATTGCGTGGAAGTAAAAACGCACCTACGTAAATGTTCAATATAAGTGAGATGAGTCAATGAGCGAGCAAATCGAACAGGCATTATCGAAAAAATACGAGGCGGGTTTCTATTCGGAAATCGAGTCTGACACCTTCGAAAATGGTCTGGACGAGTCCATAATCCACCGTATATCAGCAATGAAAAATGAACCGGAATGGATGCTGGAATGGCGCCTTAAAGCCTATCGTTCATGGTTGGAAATGGAAGAGCCGGACTGGGCTCACGTGGACTATCCCAAAGTAGATTATCAATCGATTTCGTACTATTCGTCGCCAAAAAGTATGAAGGATAAGCCTAAATCACTCGACGAAGTCGATCCGGATTTGATCGATGTCTACAACAAGCTCGGTATCCCGCTGCATGAGCAGGAAATGCTCGCAGGCGTTGCGGTGGACGCCGTGTTTGATTCGGTGTCAGTGGTAACTACCTTCAGGCAGAAGCTCGAAGATGCCGGGGTTATTTTCTGCCCGATATCAGAAGCGATTCAAAAGTATCCTGAGCTGGTCAAAAAATACATTGGCTCAGTTGTACCGCGTACCGACAATTTCTTTGCCGCCCTCAACAGCGCCGTGTTTACTGACGGCTCGTTTGTATATATTCCTAAGGGCGTGCGCTGCCCGATGGAGCTATCCACCTACTTCCGCATTAACGAACAAAATACCGGTCAGTTTGAACGTACGTTGATCATTGCTGATGAAGGCAGTCACGTAAGTTACCTCGAAGGTTGCACCGCGCCGCAGCGCGACGAAAATCAGCTGCACGCAGCAGTGGTTGAGCTGGTTGCCATGGACAATGCCAACATCAAGTATTCGACCGTGCAAAACTGGTATCCGGGCGATGAGAACGGTAAAGGTGGTATTTATAACTTTGTTACCAAACGCGGCATTTGTCACGACAGCGCTAAAATTTCCTGGACTCAGGTAGAAACCGGTTCTGCTGTGACCTGGAAGTATCCAAGCTGCGTATTAAAAGGGGATAACAGTGTCGGCGAGTTTTATTCGGTGGCTCTGACCCGCGGTCATCAACAGGCTGATACCGGCACCAAGATGATTCATTTGGGTAAAAACACCCGCTCTACGATAATTTCCAAAGGCATATCCGCTGCAACCAGCAACAATGCCTATCGCGGGCTGGTGCAAATGGGGCCGAAAGCGGATGGCGCACGTAACTTCACCCAGTGTGATTCGTTGCTGATAGGTGATAAGTGTGGTGCGCATACGTTTCCTTATATCGAAAGCCGCAACCCGTCGGCAATAGTTGAACATGAGGCGACGACCTCAAAAGTCAGCGACGAACAAATGTTTCTGTGCCAACAGCGCGGGCTCGATGCCGAGAAAGCGGTATCCATGATTGTAAATGGCTTCTGTAAAGAGGTCTTTAAAGAGTTACCAATGGAATTTGCCGTCGAAGCCGGCAAGTTACTTGAAATCAGTTTAGAAGGTTCTGTGGGGTAAATACGTTAATGTTATCTATCGATAATTTGCACGCCAGTGTTGAAGATAAAACAATTATTAAAGGGCTTAATCTGGAAGTAAAACCAGGTGAAGTCCATGCCATCATGGGGCCAAATGGTGCGGGTAAAAGTACGCTTGGTTACGTGTTGTCAGGCCGTGAAGGTTATGAAGTAACAGGCGGTAGCGCCACGCTCAATGGTAAAAATTTACTCGAACTCGAAGTTGAAGAGCGCGCCCGTGAAGGCCTGTTTCTGGCGTTTCAATACCCTGTAGAAATTCCGGGTGTAAGTAATATGGAGTTCCTCAAAGAATCTGTTAATGCGCTGCGGGAACATCGCGGTGAAGAACCATTAACCGCCGCAGAGTTTTTGAAAAAAGCCAAAGCAGCGTGTAAGCAGGTTCAGTTGCCGCTTGACTTTTTAAAGCGGGGCGTCAATGAAGGCTTCTCTGGTGGTGAGAAAAAGCGTAACGAAATCATGCAAATGATTTTGTTAGAACCAAGCCTGTGTATTCTGGATGAGTCAGACTCCGGTCTTGATGTTGATGCTTTGCAAGTGGTGGCAGAAGGCGTAAACAGCCAGCGTGATGGTCAGCGCAGCTTTGTTGTGGTGACCCATTACCAGCGTCTGCTCGACTACATCAAGCCTGACTTCGTACATATTCTGGCCGATGGTGAAATTGTTAAAAGTGGCGATGCATCGCTGGCCCTGGAAGTAGAAAAATCAGGTTATGCCTTTCTCGGTAAGGCGTACGAGGAGGAAGATGCATGAGCCATTGGCTGTCTGAGGTAATCGCAGCGGGGCAAACGCGTCAGGACTGGCTTGCGCCACAGCGGCAACTGGCACTGGCCGAACTCGATAAAGTTCGCTGGCCGGTGCGGCGTCAGGAAGACTGGCGTTTTACGCCGTTAGTACCGGTTGAGAAACGCAGTGTGGCGATGTCGACGCCGTCGGACACGTCGGTAGCAGGCCCCAGAATTGATGATTTAACAGCCATTGAGCTGGTGTTTAGTGGTAATACACTATTGACCGATATCACTGCGTTGTCACTCCCTGACGGTGTAGAGATTGTTACCTTTGCCACCGCGAATGCGGCGCAGCAAGAGATCATCAAAACTCAATTCAATAAAGTAAAACCGACTAAACATTTGTTTGGCCAGGTGAATGATGCCTTGCTTGCTGACGGCGTGTTTATCACGTTTGCAGCAGGTCATTCAGTAACAACACCTGTGCGCATAACGCAACTGGCGAATAATCAGGGCGATCAACACATGCGGGTGCTGGTGCATGTGCAGGAGGGGGCCCGCGCTACCCTTTTTGAAGACGGCCATGGCAGTACCAATAGTTTTAATACTGCGTTCAGCGAATTTGTCATTGATGACAATGCCTACCTGGAGCATTATCGACTGGCGATGTATACCGGCGAGGCGATGCATGTCGGTGGTTGCCATTTCAGATTAGGGCAAAAATCCGAGCTCAACAGTACCCTTGTGGGGTATGGCAGTCAGTTATCACGGCTGGATGTTGACGTTGAATATGCCGGTGAATTTGCCAATGCTAAACTCAATGCCATGTATCTGCTGGCAGAAGGCGAGCTGTTTGACCTGCACACTACCATTGAACACGCGGTACCGAACTGCACCACAGAAGAAAACGCCCGCGGCATTGTAGGCGATCGCGCAAAGGCAGTCTTTAACGGTCGTATCCATATTCACCGTGACGCCCAGAAAACCCTCGCAGAGCTTAACAACCGTAATTTGTTGCTGTCACGCCGGGCTATCATTAACACCAAGCCAGAACTTGAAATCTACGCCGATGATGTGAAATGTGCCCATGGCGCGACAGTCGCTGAGATTGACGATACCGCGTTATACTATTTACTCGCCCGCGGTATTAAACGTAGTCAGGCTTTGATTATGCTCAACTTTGGTTTTATTCAGGAGCTGATCAGACAAATGCCTAATCAGAGTATTTCGGCATGGTTACTTGCGCAACTACATGACCGCTTTGTCGGCATGGAGGTCAAATGAGCTTCGACGTTGCGGCCATTCGTCAGCAATTCCCCATTCTGTCACAACAAATAGACGGCAAACCGCTGGTTTATTTAGACAACGCTGCCACAACCCAGAAGCCGCAAGCTGTTATTGATGCACTGGTAGACTTTTATACAAAATGTAACGCCAATGTGCACCGCGGCGCGCATCATCTGTCGGATGAAGCAACCAGACGCTATGAACGCGCCCGTGAGCAGGTTGCAGGCTTTATCAATGCCGGTAGCCGTGAAGAAGTCATTTGGACCAGCGGTACTACCGAAGGCATTAATTTGGTGGCCAGAGGATTAGCTGAACGTTTGCAGGCCGGTGATGAAGTGGTTGTTACCGAAATGGAGCATCACGCAAATCTGGTAACCTGGCAACAGGCCTGTCTGCACAGTGGTGCGACCCTGCGTATTGCGCC
This genomic interval from Alteromonas gilva contains the following:
- the iscR gene encoding Fe-S cluster assembly transcriptional regulator IscR: MKLTSKGRYAVTAMLDVALHSQQGPVSLADISARQEISLSYLEQLFSRLRKDKLVISVRGPGGGYQLGRDAHKIAIGHVIRAVDESVDATRCQGQGDCQAGERCLTHSLWQDLSDRISHFLDGITLGELMAKGDVQAVAGRQDKHTNNSLEGKIQVSIQL
- the sufD gene encoding Fe-S cluster assembly protein SufD, which translates into the protein MSHWLSEVIAAGQTRQDWLAPQRQLALAELDKVRWPVRRQEDWRFTPLVPVEKRSVAMSTPSDTSVAGPRIDDLTAIELVFSGNTLLTDITALSLPDGVEIVTFATANAAQQEIIKTQFNKVKPTKHLFGQVNDALLADGVFITFAAGHSVTTPVRITQLANNQGDQHMRVLVHVQEGARATLFEDGHGSTNSFNTAFSEFVIDDNAYLEHYRLAMYTGEAMHVGGCHFRLGQKSELNSTLVGYGSQLSRLDVDVEYAGEFANAKLNAMYLLAEGELFDLHTTIEHAVPNCTTEENARGIVGDRAKAVFNGRIHIHRDAQKTLAELNNRNLLLSRRAIINTKPELEIYADDVKCAHGATVAEIDDTALYYLLARGIKRSQALIMLNFGFIQELIRQMPNQSISAWLLAQLHDRFVGMEVK
- the trmJ gene encoding tRNA (cytosine(32)/uridine(32)-2'-O)-methyltransferase TrmJ produces the protein MLENIRIVLVNTSHTGNIGSTARAMKTMGLSNLYLVDPVSEPDGKSSALAAGAGDVLAKAKIVSKLEEAVAGCGLVVGTSARSRTLSWPMLEPRGCGEKLIKEVSNYPVALVFGRENNGLTNEELQQCHFHVCIPANPDYSSLNLAAAVQTLCYEIRMAYLNQDSYETEEAEYPLNDDIERFYVHLESTLSKVQFINPSHPGIVMTRLRRLFNRARPESQELNILRGILASIDKSVEK
- the sufC gene encoding Fe-S cluster assembly ATPase SufC: MLSIDNLHASVEDKTIIKGLNLEVKPGEVHAIMGPNGAGKSTLGYVLSGREGYEVTGGSATLNGKNLLELEVEERAREGLFLAFQYPVEIPGVSNMEFLKESVNALREHRGEEPLTAAEFLKKAKAACKQVQLPLDFLKRGVNEGFSGGEKKRNEIMQMILLEPSLCILDESDSGLDVDALQVVAEGVNSQRDGQRSFVVVTHYQRLLDYIKPDFVHILADGEIVKSGDASLALEVEKSGYAFLGKAYEEEDA
- a CDS encoding IscS subfamily cysteine desulfurase; amino-acid sequence: MNNRSTVYLDYASTTPVDPQVADGMAACMTMEGNFGNPASRSHRFGWMAEESVDIARNQIADLVNCDPREIVFTSGATESDNAAIKGVVEASDVDTPHIITACTEHKAVLDTCEYLAKKGAAITYLTPDPQGLISAQQVADAITADTVLVSIMHVNNEIGVVQDIAAIGEVCRAHKVPFHVDAAQSLGKLPINLAELPVELMSFSAHKCYGPKGIGALYVRRRPSTPITAQIHGGGHERGMRSGTLPTHQIVGFGLACELAGHKMDQESARLRGYTEQLWRQLAMLGDVHLNGDLNHRVPGIINISIGGVDGESLVMGLHDIALSTGSACTSASMAPSYVLTALGRSDELAHAGLRFSVGRYTTAEDIEHTIKRVSEVTHTLRQARATG
- the cysE gene encoding serine O-acetyltransferase — encoded protein: MFRRVREDIAAVFHRDPAARNTFEVLTNYPGLHAVWLHRISHKLWRLQLKWLARSLSTFNRWLTGIEIHPGATIGRRFFIDHGMGVVIGETAQIGDDVTIYHGVTLGGTTWQAGKRHPTLKNNVVVGAGAKVLGPIEIGEGAKIGSNSVVVKDAPAGSTVLGIPGRIIQAVNPTRDATNKRHAIAKIYGFDAYAVAVDNPDPVANAMGIMVEHIHAMEGRVEELCQVIQKMGGEVSTECFSSMTAEDFAGTGISPVVPTHKGSHDEFDPQI
- the sufB gene encoding Fe-S cluster assembly protein SufB; the protein is MSEQIEQALSKKYEAGFYSEIESDTFENGLDESIIHRISAMKNEPEWMLEWRLKAYRSWLEMEEPDWAHVDYPKVDYQSISYYSSPKSMKDKPKSLDEVDPDLIDVYNKLGIPLHEQEMLAGVAVDAVFDSVSVVTTFRQKLEDAGVIFCPISEAIQKYPELVKKYIGSVVPRTDNFFAALNSAVFTDGSFVYIPKGVRCPMELSTYFRINEQNTGQFERTLIIADEGSHVSYLEGCTAPQRDENQLHAAVVELVAMDNANIKYSTVQNWYPGDENGKGGIYNFVTKRGICHDSAKISWTQVETGSAVTWKYPSCVLKGDNSVGEFYSVALTRGHQQADTGTKMIHLGKNTRSTIISKGISAATSNNAYRGLVQMGPKADGARNFTQCDSLLIGDKCGAHTFPYIESRNPSAIVEHEATTSKVSDEQMFLCQQRGLDAEKAVSMIVNGFCKEVFKELPMEFAVEAGKLLEISLEGSVG